The following proteins are co-located in the Apium graveolens cultivar Ventura chromosome 5, ASM990537v1, whole genome shotgun sequence genome:
- the LOC141660825 gene encoding uncharacterized protein LOC141660825: MASSSRVILESGGRNREVVGSFFRVSSLNVGTLTGNFLELVDELKKRHVDAVCVQETKWKGAKTKEANGFKLWYSGVVTNKNGVGIMLGTHLRNNVVEVNRFGDRVMMIKLVLDVVVVNLVSAYAPHAGLGDGEKK; this comes from the coding sequence ATGGCATCCTCGAGTAGAGTCATTTTGGAGAGTGGAGGGAGAAATAGGGAGGTTGTTGGTTCTTTCTTTAGAGTAAGTTCTTTGAATGTAGGCACTCTTACTGGAAATTTTTTAGAACTTGTAGATGAGTTAAAGAAGAGACATGTTGATGCAGTGTGTGTGCAAGAGACCAAGTGGAAGGGTGCTAAGACCAAGGAAGCCAATGGTTTTAAATTATGGTATTCAGGTGTTGTAACCAATAAAAATGGTGTTGGTATTATGTTAGGTACTCATCTGAGGAATAATGTGGTGGAGGTGAATCGATTTGGTGATAGGGTGATGATGATTAAACTAGTTCTGGATGTTGTGGTTGTTAATTTAGTTAGTGCCTATGCCCCACATGCTGGTTTGGGAGACGGGGAGAAAAAATAA